Below is a window of Leisingera sp. S132 DNA.
CCTTCAGCGCGTCAGCCGGATTGACGACCCCTTCGACCTCAAGGCCCAGATCGGTCAGGGCATCAGTGATCTCTTCCACCGAGGCGTCGGTGTCGAGGTGGTCTTTCAGCCAGGAAAGCGTGAATTTCATCGGTCGGGGACCCCTTGGCAGACATGCGTGTTTGACCTGAGGCAATGGCAAAGAATGCGCCAAGGTTCAAGGGTTCTGCGCCCCTGCTCTCAAGGATAGCTGGGAGTGAGGTTCAAAAGCTCATCCAATTGCCGCCCGATCCAGCCATGCGGGATGAAATGGCCGCCTGGATGGGTGTCCAGCACCACCTGCCCCTGGGCGCAACCGGCCCAGACCGTGCGCTCCAGCTTGAGGAAGTCGACCACCTGCCACTGCCCCAGTGCCCGCGCCGCGCCGCAGCCCAGCCGCGCCCGCCACAGCGCCACCGGATACGTCCGCTCGCCGCCAGGGCCATAGGGGAAGTCCATCACCGTGTCCTTCAGCCCGTGCACATGGCGCACCTCTCGCGGCGCTTCGGGACAGTTTTCACTCTGCCGGATGGTGCCAGCCACAGCCAAGAGCGCCGCCACATCATTGCCGCTGTGGCAGACATAGCGCCAGGCCATGGCCGAGCCATAAGAGTAGCCGGAGACGTAAATGCGTTCGGGGTCAACCGGATAGCGTTTGGCGACGTCTTCCAGCACCCGGTCGGCAAAGGCAACGTCTTCCGTGCCGACCGACCAGAAATCCCACGTCTTGTTGCGCCCGTTCGGCGTCACCAGCAAAACACCGCGGCGCTTGGCAGAGGCCCCGACCCGGTCGCTTTTCTGTGCATGGCGCCCGGTGCGCGACCAGCCATGGAAATGCAACAGCACCGGCAGAGGAGAAACCCCGTCCCAGCCCTCCGGCTCCATCACGTGATAGGAGCGGCCGCCCAGTTCGCAGGGCGCCGCGTCGTGGCACTTCGCCGGTTTTGACGGCCCCATGGCAGCTGCAGCGGAAGCCCACAGCAGGGCGGCGGAGAGGGAAAGGACGGCTCGGATCATATCTGCGAGCCTACCCGCCGCGCGGCGGCTGTCACGTCACAAGTTTGTGGGCCGCGTGCGGCTGCGCCGCTGGCCGGCGCTCACTGGCAGCCGGCTGGTCAAACATTCCAGGCACGCGATGTTTTGAGATTCCCCCGGTTTCGCGCATACTGATCCCCTCACTGCCAGGGAGACACCGATGACGGATCTGCATTCCGGGGTTCAAAACGCCTTCTTCGTCATTGCCGACCTGTCGGGCTACACCAAATTCATGGCCGGCACCCCGCTGGAGCATTCCAAAGGCATCCTGGACGCG
It encodes the following:
- a CDS encoding PHB depolymerase family esterase, which translates into the protein MIRAVLSLSAALLWASAAAAMGPSKPAKCHDAAPCELGGRSYHVMEPEGWDGVSPLPVLLHFHGWSRTGRHAQKSDRVGASAKRRGVLLVTPNGRNKTWDFWSVGTEDVAFADRVLEDVAKRYPVDPERIYVSGYSYGSAMAWRYVCHSGNDVAALLAVAGTIRQSENCPEAPREVRHVHGLKDTVMDFPYGPGGERTYPVALWRARLGCGAARALGQWQVVDFLKLERTVWAGCAQGQVVLDTHPGGHFIPHGWIGRQLDELLNLTPSYP